The Pseudomonadota bacterium genome includes a window with the following:
- a CDS encoding NAD(P)H-dependent oxidoreductase, protein MSDILIVFHSQTGNTEKMAEAVARGVDAVENARAVFKRASDAIAQDLKNCKAIVICSPEYFGYMAGAVKDFFDRTYEELKDDPEIWKKPYCTVISAGNDGTFALSHIERICKGYRFKKVQHPIICKGPVTEDILARCFELGSTIAEGVNAGIF, encoded by the coding sequence ATGTCCGATATACTCATTGTATTCCATTCTCAAACAGGCAATACGGAGAAGATGGCTGAAGCTGTTGCGCGGGGTGTTGATGCAGTCGAAAATGCACGAGCTGTTTTCAAACGGGCTTCCGATGCTATAGCCCAGGACCTGAAAAACTGCAAGGCCATTGTAATCTGCTCCCCGGAATATTTCGGCTATATGGCCGGTGCAGTAAAAGATTTCTTTGACAGAACCTATGAGGAGTTAAAAGACGATCCTGAAATATGGAAAAAGCCGTATTGCACAGTTATCAGTGCAGGGAACGACGGAACGTTTGCATTGAGCCATATTGAGCGGATTTGCAAGGGCTATCGTTTCAAAAAGGTGCAGCATCCAATTATATGTAAAGGTCCGGTAACGGAAGATATCCTGGCAAGATGTTTT
- a CDS encoding DUF1847 domain-containing protein: protein MEKKLISQCAACEHPIRERACMSPKGKGAKGCPTMGSRTILEKARKEYDKEDIREFARQASIQEGECYAGRDKKPFVMHPVKPRILEIVEFAEKMAYKKLGLVFCMGLSKEAALVNEMPEHHGFDVVSIVCKAGCVSKDEIGVKDDEKIQMGKHETMCNPILQAMVANEAETDFNILLGLCVGHDSLFFKYADAPTTVLAVKDRVTGHNPLAAIYTMGNFYSWVKSGKS from the coding sequence ATGGAAAAAAAGCTTATATCACAATGTGCAGCCTGTGAACATCCGATCCGTGAACGGGCTTGCATGAGCCCCAAGGGCAAGGGTGCAAAGGGCTGCCCGACAATGGGGTCTCGTACAATATTGGAAAAAGCCCGAAAGGAATATGATAAAGAAGATATCCGGGAATTTGCCAGACAGGCATCTATCCAGGAAGGTGAGTGCTATGCCGGGAGGGATAAAAAACCTTTTGTTATGCATCCAGTAAAACCAAGAATACTTGAAATTGTAGAATTTGCCGAAAAAATGGCATATAAAAAGCTCGGTCTTGTTTTCTGTATGGGGCTTTCAAAAGAAGCTGCTCTTGTAAACGAGATGCCGGAGCATCATGGATTTGATGTTGTATCCATTGTTTGCAAGGCCGGTTGTGTTTCCAAGGATGAAATTGGAGTTAAAGATGACGAAAAAATCCAGATGGGTAAACATGAGACCATGTGCAACCCCATTCTCCAGGCCATGGTGGCCAATGAGGCCGAAACAGACTTCAACATCCTCCTCGGCCTTTGTGTGGGACACGATTCACTCTTTTTCAAATATGCCGATGCGCCGACAACGGTCCTTGCCGTAAAAGACAGGGTCACCGGTCATAACCCTCTGGCAGCAATCTACACAATGGGTAATTTTTACTCCTGGGTCAAATCGGGAAAATCATAG
- a CDS encoding DUF134 domain-containing protein, giving the protein MSRPKKNRCINCSPNSSYFKPKGIPIFQLEEVVLSMDELEAIRLADFEGLYHEEAAGQMNISRATFGRILDSARSKVADVIINGKALQIEIVNKKTEV; this is encoded by the coding sequence ATGTCAAGGCCAAAAAAGAACAGATGTATCAACTGTTCTCCTAATTCTTCCTATTTTAAACCCAAAGGCATACCGATCTTTCAACTCGAAGAGGTTGTGTTAAGCATGGATGAATTAGAGGCAATACGGCTTGCTGATTTTGAAGGTCTCTATCATGAGGAAGCAGCAGGACAGATGAATATCTCCAGAGCAACGTTCGGTAGAATCCTTGACAGTGCTCGTAGTAAAGTTGCCGATGTCATTATCAACGGCAAAGCGCTTCAAATAGAAATAGTCAATAAAAAAACGGAGGTTTAA
- a CDS encoding diguanylate cyclase, producing MKVCFAVQEDQGIESIVYNHFGSAPAFVVVDTEIQGAVTVNNKDLNHVHGACNPIMAIGGQDVDAVVVGGIGAGAINGLNAAGIKVYGSMKETVKDNLDLFLENKLPELSVLNACGGHQGGCAH from the coding sequence ATGAAAGTATGTTTTGCAGTTCAGGAAGATCAGGGTATTGAAAGCATAGTGTACAACCATTTTGGTTCTGCCCCGGCATTTGTTGTTGTGGATACAGAAATCCAGGGGGCTGTTACGGTTAACAACAAAGACTTAAATCATGTCCACGGGGCATGTAATCCGATCATGGCCATCGGAGGACAGGATGTTGATGCAGTGGTTGTCGGTGGTATAGGCGCAGGCGCCATAAATGGACTTAATGCAGCAGGAATCAAAGTTTACGGTTCGATGAAAGAGACAGTCAAGGATAATCTCGATTTATTTTTAGAGAATAAGCTTCCGGAACTGAGCGTTTTAAATGCCTGCGGCGGTCATCAGGGCGGATGCGCCCATTAA
- a CDS encoding zinc ribbon domain-containing protein: protein MPIYEYKCEDCGSISEFIVLGKAEELHCKHCDSKHLEKLLSAHNTANSSQNSMPSVPGGCCGAPNSCGNPGSCCGG, encoded by the coding sequence ATGCCAATATATGAATATAAATGCGAAGATTGTGGTTCAATCAGTGAGTTCATAGTACTCGGGAAGGCTGAAGAATTGCATTGCAAACACTGTGACAGCAAGCATCTTGAGAAACTCTTATCGGCGCACAATACTGCAAATTCAAGCCAGAATTCCATGCCGAGTGTTCCGGGAGGATGTTGCGGCGCACCGAATTCCTGCGGGAACCCTGGAAGTTGTTGCGGAGGATAA
- a CDS encoding cytochrome b/b6 domain-containing protein, with the protein MSKLYLHPLPIRIWHWTNAFIVLVLIMTGIQMRAPSIQIFHDYRIVVLLHKYFGFALAGSFLFWLFYNLFTGNIKKHYIVSFMDMKNMPGQALYYLFNIFRGKKNPFKPLPENKFNSLQKLAYSSVMLVFVPIITFTGILFSDILYFFSWIKAMGGLRILDAIHITAAYIFIFYLLVHIYMATLGSKLNSYIKSMITGYEEE; encoded by the coding sequence ATGAGTAAATTATACCTGCACCCTTTACCAATAAGAATATGGCATTGGACTAATGCTTTTATAGTCCTTGTTCTTATTATGACGGGCATTCAAATGAGAGCGCCCTCAATTCAAATATTCCATGATTACAGAATTGTTGTACTGCTCCATAAATATTTCGGCTTTGCTCTGGCAGGGTCATTTCTCTTCTGGTTATTTTACAATCTTTTTACCGGCAATATTAAGAAGCATTACATTGTGTCTTTTATGGACATGAAGAATATGCCCGGACAGGCACTTTATTACCTATTTAATATCTTCAGAGGAAAGAAAAACCCCTTCAAACCGTTGCCTGAAAACAAATTCAACTCTTTGCAAAAACTTGCCTACTCCTCGGTTATGCTTGTCTTTGTCCCTATTATCACTTTTACCGGTATTCTGTTCAGTGATATTCTTTACTTTTTCTCCTGGATAAAGGCCATGGGAGGATTGCGGATTTTGGATGCAATTCACATTACAGCAGCTTATATTTTTATTTTCTATCTTCTCGTACACATTTACATGGCAACCTTGGGGTCGAAGCTGAATTCATATATAAAAAGCATGATAACCGGGTATGAGGAAGAGTAA
- a CDS encoding undecaprenyl-diphosphate phosphatase yields the protein MNLLQTLIFGIVEGVTEFLPISSTGHLMLTARLLGLSQTEFLKTFEIVIQFGAIMSVIVLYWKTLLVNFEVLKRVIVAFLPTAALGLLFYKIIKHFLMGSNQIVLWSMFIGGICLIVFELLHKEKDNAVEDIGAIPYRTAILIGLFQSIAMIPGVSRSAATIVGGLILNLRRKTIVEFSFLLAIPTMLAATALDLMKNASQFSVAQLNFLSIGFILSFVFALLSVKFLLNFIKHHTFISFGIYRIILALSFWLFIL from the coding sequence GTGAATCTGCTTCAGACGCTTATATTCGGTATTGTTGAAGGCGTAACAGAGTTTCTGCCCATATCATCAACAGGTCACCTCATGCTTACAGCCCGTTTACTGGGCCTTTCACAGACAGAATTTCTCAAGACCTTTGAAATAGTTATCCAGTTTGGAGCGATCATGTCGGTTATTGTTCTTTACTGGAAGACCTTGCTTGTCAACTTCGAGGTACTCAAAAGGGTGATAGTAGCTTTTCTTCCCACAGCAGCCCTGGGCCTTCTCTTTTATAAAATCATCAAACACTTTCTAATGGGGAGCAACCAGATAGTCCTCTGGTCGATGTTTATCGGAGGGATATGCCTTATTGTGTTTGAACTTCTCCATAAAGAAAAGGACAATGCGGTAGAAGATATCGGCGCCATTCCCTATCGTACGGCAATTCTGATCGGCCTGTTCCAGTCTATTGCCATGATCCCCGGTGTCTCCCGATCGGCTGCTACAATTGTGGGAGGATTGATACTGAATCTGAGAAGAAAAACAATCGTTGAATTTTCATTTCTCCTGGCTATACCGACCATGCTGGCAGCAACAGCGCTGGATTTGATGAAAAATGCAAGTCAATTTTCAGTGGCGCAGTTAAACTTTTTATCTATCGGTTTTATTCTTTCTTTTGTTTTTGCCCTGTTGAGTGTAAAATTTCTCCTCAATTTCATAAAACATCATACCTTTATCAGCTTCGGCATCTACCGGATAATCCTTGCGTTGTCGTTCTGGCTTTTCATATTATAG
- a CDS encoding HD-GYP domain-containing protein codes for MSESNLNSLLDCLARAAKEVSEGDYRAASEIFELTKSERYPAGITELAEAFGMMIVMVEAREERLEQLIENLRRKKLMLEEASKSLREANIGVLEVLGSAIAKRDHGTSDHNYRVTLYTLNIAEEIGHPKAEMRSLIKGSFLHDIGKIGISDNILLKEGKLTVDEFNIMKCHVQHGSDIISSYPWLIDCIDVVLYHHEKYNGSGYMLGLKGKDIPINARIFAVADVFDALTTVRPYKKAFSYDEAIDIMKKDRGSHFDPEIFDALYGMGDAIYKKVYLSDENSMRNSLRAYIHALFGEEQEE; via the coding sequence ATGTCAGAAAGTAATTTAAACAGCTTGTTGGATTGCCTGGCAAGGGCTGCAAAGGAAGTCTCAGAAGGGGACTACCGGGCTGCCAGTGAGATCTTCGAGCTGACAAAATCAGAAAGATATCCTGCGGGAATAACAGAACTTGCCGAGGCATTCGGCATGATGATTGTTATGGTAGAGGCGCGCGAGGAAAGGCTTGAACAACTTATAGAAAATCTCAGAAGAAAGAAGCTCATGCTCGAAGAGGCATCAAAATCCCTGCGCGAGGCAAACATAGGGGTGCTCGAGGTTCTGGGAAGTGCCATAGCTAAACGGGACCATGGTACGAGCGACCATAACTATCGCGTTACCCTGTACACGCTTAACATTGCCGAGGAGATCGGACATCCCAAAGCGGAAATGAGAAGCCTCATAAAGGGATCTTTTCTCCACGATATAGGTAAGATCGGCATAAGCGACAATATCCTCCTTAAGGAAGGAAAACTGACCGTCGATGAGTTCAACATCATGAAGTGCCACGTGCAGCACGGCTCGGATATTATCAGTAGTTACCCCTGGCTTATTGACTGTATTGATGTTGTTCTCTACCACCACGAAAAATACAATGGTTCCGGATACATGCTGGGATTAAAGGGCAAGGATATTCCCATAAATGCAAGGATTTTTGCCGTTGCCGATGTTTTCGACGCATTGACAACTGTCCGGCCTTATAAAAAGGCCTTCTCCTATGATGAAGCTATAGACATAATGAAAAAAGATAGAGGATCGCATTTTGATCCGGAAATATTCGACGCATTGTACGGGATGGGCGACGCCATCTATAAAAAGGTTTACCTGTCAGACGAAAACTCCATGCGAAACAGTCTTAGGGCATATATCCATGCTTTGTTCGGGGAAGAACAGGAGGAATAG
- a CDS encoding radical SAM protein yields the protein MEKKFKYIYGPVPSWRVGSSLGIDLLSQEEKICSYDCVYCQLGKTKSLTATRQLYVPEDMIVRELEMLPADITIDYITLSGRGEPTLAINLGDTINTIRKIRKEAVAVITNSSLLYWQDVQKELSSADFVIAKLDACSQDSFMAINQPFQGAEFDVIVQGIKEFRKHFQGKFALQIMFMHKNIQYAGDIAAIAKDIHPDEIQINTPLRPCDVEPLKREELSKIKDLFDGLNTVSVYESQKKIIRPISDDDTLRRRGKI from the coding sequence ATGGAGAAAAAATTTAAATACATCTATGGACCTGTTCCCTCGTGGAGAGTTGGAAGTTCTCTTGGGATAGACCTGCTGTCACAGGAAGAAAAAATATGCAGTTATGATTGTGTATATTGCCAGTTGGGAAAAACAAAATCCCTTACTGCGACGCGGCAGCTTTATGTTCCGGAGGACATGATTGTAAGAGAATTAGAAATGCTGCCTGCCGATATCACCATAGACTACATCACCCTGTCAGGGAGAGGAGAACCCACTCTGGCAATAAATCTGGGCGATACTATTAATACTATAAGGAAAATTAGAAAAGAGGCTGTCGCAGTTATCACAAATTCATCTCTATTGTATTGGCAGGATGTTCAGAAGGAACTTTCTTCTGCTGATTTTGTTATCGCTAAACTGGATGCCTGTTCACAGGATTCTTTCATGGCTATAAATCAGCCATTTCAAGGGGCAGAATTTGATGTCATTGTTCAAGGGATAAAGGAATTTAGGAAACATTTCCAGGGAAAATTTGCGTTGCAGATTATGTTCATGCATAAAAATATTCAATATGCCGGAGATATTGCAGCGATAGCAAAAGATATCCATCCCGATGAGATACAAATCAATACTCCGTTGAGGCCCTGCGATGTTGAACCGCTTAAGAGGGAGGAGTTATCAAAAATAAAAGACCTTTTTGACGGTCTCAATACTGTTTCTGTCTACGAAAGCCAAAAGAAAATCATTCGGCCCATCAGCGATGATGACACACTGAGAAGGAGGGGTAAGATATAA
- a CDS encoding gamma carbonic anhydrase family protein, with the protein MLYRFDGKEPVFGNGTYVSETALIIGDVRIGNDCYIGHGVILRGDYGTIEIGDETAVEEGVVVHAPPDDVCSIGKGVIIGHGAIIHAKRIGDYCGIGMGAILSIRSEVGDGSTVAEGTIVKREQKIPGAIIAAGNPAKKIRDMSQKEKDSWTWSRGLYVDLAHKYCKIGMERIDHM; encoded by the coding sequence ATGCTATACAGATTTGACGGAAAGGAGCCGGTTTTCGGGAACGGTACATATGTAAGTGAAACCGCTTTAATAATAGGAGATGTCAGAATCGGGAATGATTGTTATATAGGACACGGCGTAATCCTCAGAGGGGACTATGGTACTATTGAGATAGGGGACGAAACAGCGGTTGAGGAAGGCGTTGTGGTTCATGCGCCGCCTGATGATGTTTGCTCCATAGGCAAAGGAGTAATTATCGGGCACGGAGCAATTATACACGCAAAGAGAATTGGTGATTATTGCGGGATAGGCATGGGTGCTATTTTAAGCATACGCTCCGAGGTAGGAGACGGCTCCACTGTAGCGGAAGGCACAATAGTGAAACGTGAGCAGAAAATCCCCGGAGCGATAATTGCGGCCGGCAACCCGGCGAAAAAAATCCGGGACATGTCACAAAAAGAAAAGGATTCCTGGACCTGGTCAAGAGGTCTTTACGTAGATCTTGCACATAAATATTGTAAAATCGGTATGGAAAGAATTGATCACATGTAA
- a CDS encoding iron-sulfur cluster assembly scaffold protein yields the protein MDGYSEKVLEHFKNPRNAGTIEDASDVGEIGDPSCGDFLRVFIKVSNDKVTDVKYQIKSCPAAIACASAMSEIVTGKDLDDAIMITEDDIVNALDGLPESKVHYSALAISALRMAIMDYFNKHVRS from the coding sequence ATGGATGGATACAGCGAAAAGGTGCTCGAGCACTTCAAAAATCCCAGAAATGCCGGCACTATTGAGGATGCAAGCGATGTCGGCGAAATAGGAGATCCTTCATGCGGCGATTTTTTAAGGGTTTTTATTAAAGTATCAAACGATAAGGTAACTGACGTAAAATATCAGATAAAGAGTTGTCCTGCTGCCATAGCGTGTGCCAGTGCAATGTCAGAGATTGTAACAGGTAAAGACCTTGATGATGCAATAATGATCACTGAAGATGACATAGTAAATGCCCTGGACGGATTGCCCGAATCCAAGGTTCATTATTCGGCGTTGGCTATTTCAGCGCTTCGGATGGCAATCATGGACTATTTTAATAAACATGTAAGGAGTTAG